The following is a genomic window from Taeniopygia guttata chromosome 11, bTaeGut7.mat, whole genome shotgun sequence.
CGGTACTGGATGGCCTTCAACGTGGAGCGCGCGTGCCAGTCGTACTTCGGCTGCGTGCAGTGCATCAGCGGCCCCCTGGGCATGTACCGCAACGCGCTGCTGCAGCAGTTCCTCGAGGACTGGTACCACCAGACCTTCCTGGGCAGCAAGTGCAGCTTCGGGGACGACCGGCACCTCACCAACCGCGTGCTCAGCCTGGGCTACCGCACCAAGTACACGGCTCGCTCCAAGTGCCTGACGGAGACGCCCACGCGGTACCTGCGCTGGCTCAACCAGCAGACCCGCTGGAGCAAGTCCTACTTCCGCGAGTGGCTCTACAACGCGCTCTGGTTCCACAAGCATCACCTCTGGATGACCTACGAGTCGGTGGTCACCggcttcttccccttcttcctcaTCGCCACCGTCATCCAGCTCTTCTACCGCGGCCGTGTCTGGAACATCCTCCTGTTCCTGCTGACGGTGCAGCTGGTGGGTGTCATCAAGGCCACCTACGCCTGCTTCCTGCGTGGCAATGCCGAGATGATCTTCATGTCCCTCTATGCGCTCCTCTacatgtccagcctgctgccCGCCAAAATCTTCGCCATTGCCACCATCAACAAGTCGGGCTGGGGCACCTCGGGGCGCCGCACCATCGTGGTGAACTTCGTGGGGCTGCTGCCGGTGTCGGTGTgggtggcagtgctgctgggcgGGCTGGCCTACACCGCCTACAGCCAGGACCTCTTCAGCGAGACCGAGGTGGCCTTCCTCGTCTCAGGTGCCATCCTCTATGCGTGCTACTGGGTGGCCCTGCTCACCCTCTACCTGGCCATCGTTGCCCGCCGCTGCGGCAAGAGGCAGGAGCAGTGTGGGCTGGTTTTCACCGAGGTCTGACCACGGGGTGGTCCCGTGCCAGGGTCATCCCACGTGCCACGGCGATCGATGTGTCAGGGTAATCCCCTCCgtcccctcctccccatcctGGAACCACCAGGTGCTGGGGTGATCCCACATGCTGGAGTGAACACCCCCAGTCCCCTTTTTCCCAATCCCGGAGCTGCTGGGCAGCGCTGAGCGCTCCCAACCCTTGGCATTTCTCATCAGATCTTGaaatcttgctttttttctttattaagatGTAAACTTTTcctatattttcatttttccatcccAAGCTGGCCACAGAGAAgctgagccagggctgcccaccacCCAACCAGGTGCTGCCAGCTacatcccagctgtgccctaTGGAGCATCCTGGTGTGGAGCGCTGCTGGCCGCGCTCCCCACACCCCACTCCACAATTTTCCACCCTTCGGTGCTTTTTACAGGGATTTCAGTCCCACCTCCGTGGTGCTACAGCACTTCCCACCCCCAGGACACACAGACTCCGTCGGCACGGTactggcactgctggctggTGCTGCCTCTGCCCCACGGCTGCGTGCGGGCACGTACCCACGGGCAGCCCCCCCAGGCCTGTCGGGGGGtctggctgctccaggagggcAGCGGATTCCTTCAGCTTTGCCAAAGAGCCAAGGGGGGATCCTGGCATGGAGAGACTGGGAAAACTGGGGAGCTGTGTGCTGGCCGGAGCGTTGCTGGAGACCCCGTGGGGCCATGTCATGCTCTGGCCAACCCATGGCCCCATCACTCCCACCCCACTACCTTCCCAGCAGTGGGAAGATTTAGGCAAGGTGCTTCCCAACTTTCCCCTCCCCAGGGAATTCACCTGTGGGTCCTTTTTTCAGGACTTGGATAAAAATCCCTTTCTACGACGGAGCTTTTAGCtggtttttgtttaatttaatacAAGATTTTTTAGAAGACTTTTGTAGCTCTTTGGTATTATCGCAGATGGTTTGtaaatctatttatttttgaaCCTGCCaggggaatttttttccatattttgggtggaaaaggcTGTTTTTTTTATATCCCGACGGAGTTGTGGAAATAAAGACTTGAAGTGAGGACACATGGTGTGTTTTGGGGAGGGTCCCTGAAGCCCCTGCCCGACTTGAGGGAGGTTGGTCCTGAGTCCCCGCGTGGCACTGGTGTTCCTACAGCTGCAGGGACGGGGTAGGAGGAGACATCTCcacactggcacctccatgGATCCCTGGGACGTGCTGGACACTGTGGGCAGCCCCGGGGTGGGacacccctgcccaggctcacagGAGTCTCTGCCTACCAGGAGCCATATCTCCTGGAGTGATCCACAGGGTCTGTGGCCAAGAGCTTGGCTGCTCTCTGAAAAGAGTAATTTTGGGGGGGACAAGTGACCCAGGAAGGGCTCTGGGTGCCCAGACAGgacccagcagtgccagagtcCTCTGTGCAGGACAGGGATGAGGTCCTGGATCTCCCCAAGTCCCTGCTGctttctccagcagcagatCACAGTTCATAGCCCGCATCCTTCCCCTCAGACCTTCTTGGGCACATGGGTGATGATGGGCTTGGGGCGGGTTTTGAAGAGCAGCTTGGTTTTGATGAGGGCAGTGACGGTGTAGTGGCCATGGGGCCCcacggggctgggctgggaggctCCTCCCTGCTTCACCAGCACAGCAAACGGCTTCTCCAGCTGCACCACCTTCCCGTAGAGGATGTGGTGACCCACCACGAGCACTGGGACGccctggggagagcagagggtGAGGTTGGGCTGGAGCATGGGGATGCCCTGGGGAGAGCGGAGGGTGAGGCTGTGCTGTACCATCCCCACAGGTCCCGGCGGTGCCCGGTCTCACCTGGCAGGTGTAGTGCAGGTCTCCCAGCAggctcccagccagctccccGCTCTGCCGGGGCTCCAcctggccctgcagctccagcagcacccactgtgccagggcccccgcgccgccgctgCGGAGAGATGGGGAGTGTCACCCGGGCCCCAGAGGGCACAGGGGGCACGGGGACCGAACCGCGGGGCTCACCTGGAGATGACGATCTGTAccatgccgggccgggccgtgccgtgccaggggctgcagagacaCGGTCAGGGCGGGGGCAGCGGGCAGGGGGGCAGCAACCCCTGGCCCTTCCCCTCTGGGGACCCCAGGAGGAGCTTCTGCCCgtgccccacagagccccccaCGCACAGACCCTGCTCTGGGCCCACAGATCCTCAGACCCTATAGAATGTCCCCAGCCCCCCGATCCCCAAGCCCAGCTGCTTGCCCCCCCAGATCCAGCCCCCAGCGCCCCGACCCGCCCCGACCCGTCccctcccgcagccccccgTGCCCCTACGGGCCCTGCCGCCCCCCCCGGCCACCGCAGCCCCCGGCCGGGATCGCTGCccgggccccgcgccgcccggtCCCGCGGGCCGCCGGTgccgcggggccggcccggggcaGCCCGGCCGGAGCTCTCGGGACCGGCTCCCTCCGGCCCGTACCGTGCGctcgccccggccccgccgccgccggccccgcacGAATctcccgccgcgccgccgcttCCGCTTCCGCTCCCGCGCGGCCCCGGGGCAGCTCCGGTTCCGGCGCGCCGCGCGCACGTGcggcggagcgggagcgggagcggagcgggaccgggagcgggaccgggaccggagtgggagcgggaccgggaccgggagcggcggcggggccggcacaGCGCCATGGGCGAGTTCCAGGTGCACCGGGTGCGGTTCTTCGGGCTGGTACCGGCGGGCGTGCGCTGCATCGCCTACCAGCCCCGCGGCACCCGCCTGGCGCTGGCCCGCACCGACGGCACCGTCGAGGTGTACAACTTCGCCGCCAACTACTTCCAGGAGAAGGTGAGAGCGCCGGCACGGGCCGTACCGGGATGTACCGGGCCTGTGCGGAGCCGTACCGGGCTTTACCGGGCACGTACCGAGCCGGTACCGTGCGTACTTGGTCGTTCTGATCGGCACCGACCAGGCTTTACTAGTCCCTACGGATCCGTACCGAGCCTTGCTGGGCCTGCACCGAGCCGCACCGAGGCTGTACCGGGCGTTATGTGGCCGTACCGGGCGGTAACCGGCCCGTGCCCCGGTGTGACCCGTCCCCGCGCAGGTGATTCCCGGGCACGAGGCGCGGTCGGTGGAGTCGCTGTGCTGGGCGGCCGGGGCCCGGCTGTTcggggccgggctcggcggGGACATCACCGAGTACGACCTGGCCGGGCTGAGCGTGGGCCGCGGCGTGGACGGCGGCGGGGGACCCGTCTGGAGCATGGTGGCCAACGGCACCGGCACGCAGCTGGCGGTGAGTCcaccgggaccggcaccgggagcggcaccggggcGGGGACAGGGTCCCGCCGTGTCCCGTGCTGATCCCAGCCCCCACAGATCGGCTGCGAGGACGGCTCTGTCAAGATCTTCCAAGTCGTTGCTGAGGGGATCCAGTTTGAGCGGAACCTGGACAGGCGGAAAGGTGAGTCCCGGTGCAGCGCCGTCCCTCCGGGCACCCCGGTGACCGTGGGGCTGCGAGCCCACGGAGCTTGTCTCCCTGCCCAGGCCGTGTCCTCTGCCTGTCCTGGCACCCCTCGGACACTCACATCGTGGCTGGCTCCATCGACTTCTTCCGTGTGATCGACGTCGCTTCAGGTACCTCCTGTCCCGGgagcagccccatcccatcccccgGGACCTGGGGGatccccctgccacccccaaCCTCCTCCCGCTCCAGGCCAGACGGTGCAGAGGATCATGGTGAACCACCACGTGGAGAAGGCCAAGCGCGAGTGCGTGGTGTGGGCCATCGCCCTCCTGTCCAGCGGCACCGCGGTCAGCGCCGACTCCTTTGGGCGGGTGCAGTTCTGGGACTGGCAGCAGGGCACGCTGGCAGAGTCCTGCGCCGTCAGCACCTCGGCCGTGCTCTCGCTGGCCGTGTCAGAGGTGGGTGAcaccccccaggtgcccccaggctggcagggagtgGAGGTGATGcctcctggcagtgccctcctgttgttcccagcctgctcccacagccccgTCCCGTTTCCCTCGCAGAAAGAGGACAGCATAGTCGTGGGCACCTCCACCGGGGCcaccctccagctgcagctgctgcccgtGAGGCTGGGCGGGCTGGAGAAGCAGTGGGTGCGGACCAAGGTGTTCCAGTTCCACAGCCACGACGTGCGGGCCGTGGCGCACAGCCCCACCGCCCTCATCTCCGGGGGTAGGACTGCCACTGGCACCGGGACCGGGCAGGATCTCCCCTCCCGGGGCCGGCGTGGCTGAGCTGTGCGTGGCTTGCAGGCCTGGATGCCCAGCTGGTGATCCGCCCGCTGATGGAGAAGATGCAGAAGAAGAACTACGACGCGGTGCTCCGAAAATTCATCTTCCCCCACGTGAGTGATGCGTTGACTGGGGTCGTGGGGCTGGAAGGGCTGGATCTCCTTGCCCCTCCAGGTGCCTTCATTGCCCTGCCAGGGTTCCTTCCCTGACCCTGGCTCCCTCCTCTGCCCTGTTTGTCTCCTTTGCTGGTGCATCTGGAGGCTCTGCCAAGGAGCAGTGGAAGTTGCCAAGCTGGTCCTGCTGGGTCTCCATCTGCAGGCTCCCATCCCATGGGACCTGATTTCCCTGCTCACCCCCGTGGGGAGTCAGCAGCACTCCAGGGCATTCCGGCTGTGCCCCAGCCCGTTGTGCCAGGCTGTGGGTCCATGACACCCTGCCCATTTTTCCACGCAGCGACGCCTCGTCTCCTGCGCCAGGAAAGCCC
Proteins encoded in this region:
- the HAS3 gene encoding hyaluronan synthase 3; protein product: MPGSLSTALRVVGTSLFAVAVLGGILAAYVTGYQFIHTEKHYLSFGLYGAILGLHLFIQSLFAFLEHRRMRREGQPVRPGRSVALCIAAFQEDPDYLTKCLRSVKRIAFPDLKVVMVVDGNGPDDTYMLDIFHDVMGSEHSGSYVWRSNFHAWGEGETEAGLREGLARVQALVRSNTYSCILQKWGGKREVMYTAFRALGDSVDYIQVCDSDTVLDPACTAEMLRILEADPHVGGVGGDVQILNKYDSWLSFLSSVRYWMAFNVERACQSYFGCVQCISGPLGMYRNALLQQFLEDWYHQTFLGSKCSFGDDRHLTNRVLSLGYRTKYTARSKCLTETPTRYLRWLNQQTRWSKSYFREWLYNALWFHKHHLWMTYESVVTGFFPFFLIATVIQLFYRGRVWNILLFLLTVQLVGVIKATYACFLRGNAEMIFMSLYALLYMSSLLPAKIFAIATINKSGWGTSGRRTIVVNFVGLLPVSVWVAVLLGGLAYTAYSQDLFSETEVAFLVSGAILYACYWVALLTLYLAIVARRCGKRQEQCGLVFTEV
- the UTP4 gene encoding U3 small nucleolar RNA-associated protein 4 homolog codes for the protein MGEFQVHRVRFFGLVPAGVRCIAYQPRGTRLALARTDGTVEVYNFAANYFQEKVIPGHEARSVESLCWAAGARLFGAGLGGDITEYDLAGLSVGRGVDGGGGPVWSMVANGTGTQLAIGCEDGSVKIFQVVAEGIQFERNLDRRKGRVLCLSWHPSDTHIVAGSIDFFRVIDVASGQTVQRIMVNHHVEKAKRECVVWAIALLSSGTAVSADSFGRVQFWDWQQGTLAESCAVSTSAVLSLAVSEKEDSIVVGTSTGATLQLQLLPVRLGGLEKQWVRTKVFQFHSHDVRAVAHSPTALISGGLDAQLVIRPLMEKMQKKNYDAVLRKFIFPHRRLVSCARKARLLLFQFSQYLELWRLGSTEETGKDGEVLPLCRMPEHLLQLKSKGPEHIYCSSVSPCGTWLGYSTASRFQLYRVHCDGDGVSLSKVPKVPKLLPPAYQLQFSAGSDSLFVASARGSVHVFQLLEPGGCKHLHTLRPPSGCSEAVYLLAPSADGRWLAAVSGDWAIHIYNLKCFKHHCMVPRYDCAVSALAIHPTTNNLVIAYSDQQLSEFSIPEKQYTGWSRAVQSRGLHRLWLERDSPITHITFNPKNASHILLHDTFLLCVLDKSLPLPDDGAILMNQSTLKQLPETARKRQLHAFKICKKFQPLLFMDLLDKNCLVVVERPIMDFKTQLPQPVQQKKFGT